AACATCCAGCAAGCTGGGCCGGGTAACAATATCTTTTACCGGGCCTGTGGTGGTGCCAACAGTGCCCGCCATCACCCGTACCTTGGCGCCATCCACAATCGCGGTGGGAATCTCTTTTGCCGGAATATCCTGGTATCTGGGCGTCATCATTTTGTTGGCAGCCGGCAGGTTTACCCACAGCTGGAAGCCCCACAACTTGCCTTCGGTTTGCTCTGGCATTTCAGAGTGAATAATGCCGCTGCCAGCGGTCATCCATTGCACGCCGCCAGATTCAATCACGCCTTCGTTGCCGCGGCTGTCTTTGTGGCGCATTTTGCCTTCGAGCATTATCGTGACGGTTTCAAAGCCGCGATGTGGGTGCGAGGGAAAGCCCGCCAGATAATCGGCGGCCTCGTCTGCGCGAATTTCATCCAGCATCAAAAACGGGTTCAATTCCGGCAGCAAATGGGTGCCCAGTGAGCGGTACAGGCTCACGCCTGCGCCATCTTTAGTGGGTAGGGCGGCAAGGGTTTTTACAATGCGTTTCATGGCTCCTCCTGGAGTTGGGGCGCACAGTCTAGTGGCCCGGTTTTGGCGCTATTGGTGGCGAGGGTCGCGCAATCACGCGGCCGCAATCGCTGTGCGCGCATCGCCAATAACGGCGGCCCGGCGCTCAGAGGCCAGTGTTTCCGCGTACACAAAGTGTACGTTGGTGAGCCCTATAAAGCCCAAAAACTGCTTAACAAAAGGCGCCTGATGATCATGGGGTGAGCCCGCATAGGCACCGCCACGGGTCGCAATAATGGTGACGGGCTTATCAGCCAGCAAGCCTTTCGGGCCTTCGGGCGTGTACTTGAAGGTGCGCCCGGCCCGGGCCAGGTGATCCATCCAGCTTTTTACCTGTGAGGGCACGCCAAAGTTATACATGGGCAAGCCAATTACTATGGCATCGGCCTGTTCAATTTCAGCAATCAGCGTATCAGACAAGGCCTGAATGGGCTGTTGCTCGGCGCTGGGCTCAGGCGCATTGATGGCGGCAAAGCGTGCGCCATCCAGGTGGGGAATGGGCGCTGCCGCCAGGTTGCGCTCGGTAACCTGCGTGGGGTTATGGGTGCTAACCCAGTGATTAATCAACTCATTTGAACTTGAGTTCTCGCCAAGAATACTGGTTCGGATAATCAATGCGTGCATGGCTTTTTACCTGTTCGTCACTTGAATTTTCTGTTTGTGGGCGAAGCTTCGTGTGTGAAGCTGCGTGTTAGGTGCACTGTAGGTGTGTTGCATCGCCAACAAAAGCGATATATTTTGACCTAACTCATCAAAATATTTGAATGGTGCCCTATGATTACCTTGGAAGCCCTGCAAGTGCTGGATGCCATCGACCGCAAGGGCAGTTTTGCCGGTGCTGCGGCAGAGCTGCACCGCGTGCCCTCGGCGCTTTCCTACACCGTTAAACAGCTGGAGGCGTATCTGCAGTTGGAATTATTTGATCGCACAGGGCAGCGTGCAGTGATGACCGAGGCCGGCCGCCAGGTACTTAAGCGTGCACGCAGGCTGCTGGAGGGGGCCGAGCAGCTCACCGTTGAGGCGCGCCAGCTGGCCACCGGTTGGGAGCCAAGGTTGCGCCTGGTGGTGGAATCCATCTTGCCTATGGGCCCATTGTGGCCGGTGATTGCCCGGTTTTCAGAGCTGCACCCGGGTATTGAAATTGATGTCTCTGAGCAAACCATGACCGGCAGCTGGGAAGCGCTTGCTGATCAGCGGGCAGACCTGTTAATCGGTGTGCCCGCCACTGAACCTGCCGGCGTTAATGCCAGCAAGGCGCCACTCGGTGAGTTTTGCTCGCAGCTTGTGTGTGCACCCAGTCACCCGTTGGCGCTAATGGCCCCCGGTGAGTTAACCGATGAAGCACTCAAGCAATTTGCACAAATCGTATTGCGTGATTCCGCGCGCAGGTTGCCGCCGCGTTCGGTGGGGTTGTTTGCGGCCAAGCGCCAAATTTTGGTGGATCACTACTACGCCAAAGAGCAGGCCATTCTATCGGGCTTAGGCTTTGGGCAGCTGCCCAAGCTACGCATTCAACCCTATCTCGATAGCGGCGCCTTGGTGCCCCTTGATGCCATAGTGCCGCTGCACGGTGTGATGCTGTATTTGGCTTGGGATGAAACCCGTGCGGGCCGCGGTGTGCGCTGGTTTGTGGAGACGCTTGGCGGCGAGCGGATCTTTGAAGATTTTTTGCTTTCAGCTGCACGGGCCCGGTGAACTTAAGCGCGCTGGAATTTACTGACGGGCTGGTACGGGTGTGCTTTTAATTTTTACGCAAAGGCGCTGTTTAATTGCTGCAGTTTTCTCTAGTATCGCGCCGTCATTTCATGGCGATTTATTTACAAGGAGTTTTACTATGCGAGCAATTCGTAATTTTTTATCAGTGGCATGTTTTGCAGCCCTGCCCGCAGTTGCAGGCGCACAAGATTATCAGCTGGAAGTGGAAGCCGGTTATGTAACCGACACCGAAAGCGACATCGATGCTATCAATGTGGGTGGCACCTTTCACTGGCGCCAAGTGTCTACCGCGGGCAGCCCTTTGGCCGAAGCGGCATTTTTAGATCGCGTAGGTGGGGTATCGGTTGATTACTTGCGCATTGATACAGACTTCGGCGATTTCGACGCCTGGTCTTTAGAGGCCGATCACTATTTCGACAGCGGTTTGTACTTGGCTGCGCGTGGCACTTTCCCCGATGAAGGCGACGACACCTGGGGCGCCTCAGTTGGCTTTGTGGCCACTGAAGGTTTGTTGCTGGTATTGGATGCAGACGACAACGGTGACGACATAGATTACACCGGCCGCGCCAAGTACGTGGGCAAGCTGGCTGGCGATACCGCCTGGGGCCTGGATGTTGCCATTGCCGATGAAGTCTACGGCGTTGGCGCCAACTACTTTTTCAGCGCTGCTTTCCTCATTGGCGCAGACATCACCTTATATGATGAAGCAGACGCCACTACTCTGGGTCTGGAAGCCAAGTACTTCTTCACCCCAAGGTTTTGGGGATCTGCAAACTACAACACAGACGTTGCTGGCGACGCCGACCTTTCAACCTGGGGTATTGCTGCAGGCCTACGTTTCTAAGCCATTGCACCCTCGGTTTATTTAACCGATTATGGAGGCTTTCTCACCGGATTGAGGAAGTCTCCATGAGTTGGTTAACCCCTACTTACACCGCTCAAAATGCCCAAGGGCAAACCCTGAGTTACAGCGACGGTAAGCGCTGGGCCTGGGCGTGGTCTGTGATCAACCCGTTTTTTTGCTGGATCGGCATTGGCCTTTATGTTGCAACGGGCATCGAGCTGCTGTTGTGGTACCCCTTGCTGCAAGGCTATGTGATTTTCCCGCTGCTGGATTGGTGGATAGGCGAAGACACCAATAACCCGCCCGAAGAAATTGTGCCCCAGCTGGAGCAAGATCCCTATTACCGCTGGCTTACCTATCTGGTGGTGCCCATGCACTATGTGGCGTTTATCGGTGCCGCCTGGTGGCTGGCCACCAGTGACGTGAGCGTGTGGGGCTATTTGGCCGTGAGTTTATCGGTGGGTTTGGCTGCGGGTCTGGGCATCAATACCGGCCATGAGCTGGGCCATAAAACCCGCAAGCTCGATCGCTGGTTGGCAAAGTTGGTACTTGCCGTGCCGTTTTACGGGCATTTTTGGATTGAGCACAATCGCGGGCATCACCGCCACGTTTCAACGCCTGAAGATGTTGCCTCCTCGCGCATGGGGGAAAGCATTTATCGGTTTGCGCTGCGTGAAATCCCCGGTGGCATTGTGCGTGGCTGGCAGCTGGAGGCCGAGCGCTTGGCCAAGCAAGGGCGATCTGCCTGGAGTATTCACAATGAAATATTGCATTCTTATGTGGTGTCGTTGCTGCTGCAGGGCGGGCTGATTATCTGGTTGGGTTGGCAGATGCTGCCGTTTCTGATTATTCACAATGTGATTGCCTGGTGGCAGCTCACCAGCGCAAATTATGTAGAACACTACGGGTTGCTGCGCGCCAAGCGCGAAAACGGCCGCTACGAACCCTGTGCGCCGCACCACTCATGGAATTCAAATCACAAGTTGACCAATCAGGTGTTGTTTCACTTGCAGCGTCACAGTGATCACCACGCCAATATGGCGCGCGCCTACCAATCGTTGCGCGACTTTCCCGATTTGCCACGCCTGCCCAATGGTTACTACGGCATGTTTCTGGTGGCCTATTTTCCCGCGCTTTGGTTCAAAGTGATGAACCCACGGCTGCTGGCGTTAACTCACGTGCAGGGCGATTTATCCAAAGTGAATATTGACCCGGCCGCCCGTGAGGCGCTGTACGCGCGCTACGGGCAGCCGCAGGCGAGTTGAGGTTGAGATGTTGGGCTATATGGGTAAATGGATTTTCAAGAGCTTGCTGATGACGGCACTGATGTTGGGCGTAAGCAGCTATTTGCTATACCTGCGCACGGGGCATACGCCTTGGTCTTTACTGGGTATTCACAGTTGGTCTGATGCGGGCAACCGGGTGTCGCCCACACTGGATATTGATCAGATGGCCTTGAAGGTAAGCCAGTCGTTGCAAGCGGCTGGCGCTACGGCCAAAGCGCAGGCAGAAAACTTACTGCCTGATGGGGTAAAGCCTGGTGCGGAAGCTACCCAGGTTTACCGCTGGGTAGATGCCCAAGGTGTTACCCACTTTGGTGAGGTGCCACCAGAAGATGTATCGGCCACCGCTGTGACCCTTGCCCCCAATCGCAATGTTATTCAGGGTGTGCCGAGCGAAGTTGTTGAAAGTGAAGCAGAGCAACCAGTACAAGATACGCAGGCACTCATGGAGCAGCTTAAGGCGCAGAGGTCCGATGCCTTATCGGGCGCGGGCGAGTAAATTCACCTCCGTATTTTCAATCTCAAAGCCCCTGATTTTTATGGGGTTTTTTATTGCGTAAAAATCAGAAAATTTTGCAATTTCTTGCTGCTTGTGCGCGCGCCCCGTATGATTGCGCTCCCACTGTGTTGTTGAGTGTTTGATTATGATTGCCCCGAAAAAGCCCTTTGGATTAATGGATAATTCATTTCAGTCTGCCGGTGGTTATGAGGGCGTAAAGCAGCTGGTGGATGTGTTTTATGATGAAATGGCGGCGCAAACGGTTGCGGAAAAAATTCACCACATGCACACAGACGACGCCGCACTCAGGCGCGACAAGCTCACCCGTTTCTTGTGCGGCTGGCTGGGTGGCCCGCGGTTATTTTCCGAAACCTACGGGCCCATTAATATTCCGAAGGTACACGCCCACTTGGATGTAGGCGAAGCCGAGCGAGACGCCTGGCTGTTCTGTATGGAGAGGGCCTTGGCGCGCATGCCCTATGACCCGGATTTCAAACACTACTTGCAGGAGCAATTGAAAATTCCCGCCGAGCGCATTCGTCAGGTTTCCCAGATGGCGCGGCGTGCGCAATCAACACCGCACGGCTAGTGGGTTAGGCGGCCCTGCTTATGGCCCAGTTGGCAGTGTGACCTGTGTACATTGTGCAGGTTTTTCTTATGTCTTTCGCGTGTCGCCGTGCGCTCTGCTCATGCCAAGGTGTGATATTTCTGCAAGCTATGTGACTTATCAGTCGCATGACAATTCAGTTCTGGACGCCACACCCACGCACTACTAGGCTGCTATCACGCTTTGTCGAGGGCTGTGGCGTTTTTGCCTACCCGTTTTTTACTGCGTATTTACTCTCGGCTTGTACGCCGTTTCCTCCCTGATGTTCGACAAAAGCCGCAGTAGCACAGTGCTGCGCATCTAATAACCAACAACAGGGGCAACTAAATGAATACACTGCGTTGTTTTTTAATGGCGTCGCTACTGGTGGCGTCATGGCCACTGCTGGCCGAGCCCGGTGACTATGGCTTCTGGAAAACTCTGGGCAACCTGTTTGCCCCCGAGCGTGCCAACGATCCGGTAAGTTTTTCCGAAACCCAGGGTATGTACCCACTACAGCAAAAAGATTCAAACTTTAACGACGGCTTTAACCCGGGCAACTACGATAACTGGCAGAAGGTCGATGTGCCCTTAAGCAGTGGTGCCATGTGCGGCAATGGTTCACCGTTCAAGTTTTTTGTATACCGGGTGCCAGATACCAACAACACCGTTTTTTATTTTGAAGGCGGCGGTGCCTGCTGGGATTACGAGAGTTGCTCGGGGCAGGCGGGTATTCGGGGTGCGCGCAACCCTAACGGCATACCTGATAACTATGTGCAAAACATCAACCTGCTGGATTTTCAAAACTCCGCCAATCTCGGTACTGCGGCCGCGTCACCCATTATTTACACCCACCATCCCTACAACCAATTTAAAACCGGCGAGTGGAATATTGTGTACGTTCCCTATTGCACGGGCGATATCTATGTAGGTGACAAGACCGTAGTGTATGAAGACCCTACCGGCCAAAATGACGATCTTATTTGGCACCATAACGGGTTGCGCAATGTGCAGGCCGTGACATCCTGGGTGAAAAACAACCTGAAAAAGCCCACGCAGCTTGCGGTGACCGGTTGCAGTGCCGGCAGCATTGGCGCGCTGATGAATTACTCCAAGCTGCGGGGCCATTTTGAAAGCAGCTACGGCTATTTGGTAGATGACTCAGGCCCGCTTTATGATGCACCGCTCACCAGCACAGATACCCAGCGCCACCCCTCCTTGCCCTTGCACCGCGAAGTGCTAAGTTCATGGACAATGTTCAGTGCAAACGGAGACCCGAGTGAAGAAAACCCCATAAATATGCTGCGCGAGGTCACGCCCGGTTTTGATGTAAACCGCTTGGCGAGTTTATACGGCGGGCTATCGGCCAAGTTCCCGAATGATCGCTTGGGTATTACCCATTTTCTGGCCGACGGCAATTTCAGTTCTTATTCCTACGAGCGTTTTTATGACGACATTGAAAATAAACCCGATACCGATACCAAGCTCAACAAGTTGCGTGAAAAATGGCAGCAAGACACTCAAGACAACCTGATCCCGCTGTTGGCTGCCACAGGTAACTGGAGTTATTACTTCCCCATGTACCGCAACTTTAACGAAAGCCACTGCACTACGGTGCTGGATTTCCGTTACGGCGAAATAGAGGAGCTGGGCCTGTCGCTTTACGATTTCATGAACAACGTGGTGAACTATCGCGGCGGTGCGCCATTGCGCGCGGTAGAAACAGATAAGGTTTCCGACTACGTCAACAACCACGACTGGTTTTACGATTTGATAGAAGGTTTGCTTTAAGCTTGTTGTGTATAAGCCGGCGCTGAGCGCCGGTTTTTTTATGGCAATCTCAAGCGCGCTTTAGATGTTTGTTGTGAAAAAATACAGTGGGTATGGGGTGGGCACTTGAGGTGCAGATGAGCAAGGTGCAGATGAATAAGTTGCTGAAGTCAGCGCAGCCTTTGTCGCGCAGGTGTCGCGGCATGGCTGCAGGTTTTACTAATCTCAGCGCTTAGCTATTATCCCCTTGGCTATTTTTATTGCCATTTTGCGAATCTTCTTCGCTATCGTCTTGCTGATAGGCGCGCTGGCGGGCCTGCAGTAATCGCTCGCGCAGGTAAGCTTGCCGGCTCAGGCCGTTGGGGATCTGGCTCATGGCGTTAACTTCGGCCACTATGGCCTTTTCTTCTGCTTTATAGGTTTTAAATTGCGGGGTGTTTTCGGGGTTGTTCAGTGCAGCACTCGCACTTGCGTGCTCGCGGTAGTGCGCCACCAGTGCGTCTGCACGCTCTTTGAAAGCGGCTTCATTGGCGCTATTTTTTTGCAGCCAAGCCATCTTTAAGTGCAGTGCTTCAAAGCCCATTACGCTGCCCTGGGCTTCAAGCCGCTCGATGTAGTCCCACATGGCTTTTGCGGTATCGGGGTTGTTTGGATCGCTATTGAAATAGGCCTGCATGGCGGCTTTATCAGCTTCGCGTTGCAAGTATGCCTGCACTTCGGGCGCTTTGAGTAATGCCTGTTGTTCGGGATTTAACGTGCCTTCGGTGCTTTGTAGTGAGCTGCTTGCTGCGCCAGTTGCATTATTCAGCCCGGGCTGCGTGCTTGTGGGCGTTGTAGGCGCTTGGGTAGTTTGCGCGAACTGTATCAGTGAAAAGCTTCCGGCAGCTGCTAAGGCCAAGGCAAGGGCAAAGGTGTGGTTGCGGTTCACAGTGCCTCCGGTGTGCATCATTTATTGTGCTTGTAAGATGATGGGGCAAGTATGGTTCAGCGGCTGCGATTTTTCCTCTGCTGTTTTTGTATAAAGGCTTGGCTGGTTAGGAGTAAATCTCACTTATCGATTAGCGGTGTGACCGGGGGGCAAGTAAATGGCACTTGCCTAGCCCTCAATGTGTGTAAATGTAAGCCCAAGGTATTAGAAAATGTCGCGCGAACCCGGCCCGGTATTGCTGTGAAAATTTGCCATGCGATCCGTCGCCGGCAATGGGTAATCAAGTGTTCATCGGTGACTATTTTTTGTAGCTGGCGCGCAATGTTTCGCCCACGTTTAATGAGGTGGTATGTGTACCCGTGAGGTAGGCGTTTTCACCAAAGGCGGGCGTTTTGGGGTTGGGCGCTTTATGAAAATCCCCTTCACCATAGGCCGGCATGGCATTTAAACCCGTAAGCGTGCGGTAGGGTTCCATGGCCGGGTGCCGGGTGCCATGGGTTTGATCCACGGTGGTCATCACGCAGCGCTCGCAAGGGTAGGCGAGGGTGAGTTCAAAGTGCGGGCCGCTCAATGTGGCAAGCCGGTGTTCGGCAAAGGCGGGCAGGCCGTTAATAACAATATTGGGCCTGAACCGGTTCATTGGCACTGGCTGTTCGCCTTTTTGAATGAGTGCCTGGTTGAGCGCATCCAGGCTTGCCTGATTGGCGATTAAAAGCGGTGCCATATCGGCAAACACCGTGTGTGCCTGGCCCAAGTATTGCGGTTTCGATTGCGGGCGCGGTGTATTGCTCAGCCGCACCAGGCGTAGGGGCCTAGGGTGGGCCAGCGCCTCGGTAAGCCACCGGCTGACCGAGGCACCTTCATCGAGTACTTGAACCTCATCATTCCAGATGCGCGCGCTAAAGGGGGAACCGCAGCCTTCATAGTGGCGTGCAATTTCGCACTCGCCTGTGGAAGCTGTAATCACAAGCCTGTGTTCGCTCAGGCGGGTGCGCAGGGTGGCAAGTTTTGGCAGTGTGCGCTGGGTGACGAAGCGGTTATTCTCATCGATGATCATCCAGCGGCGGTCATCTGCCAGGCCTTTGATATCGAGCTGGGCGTGCGCCAGGCGTAGGCCGTGCAAGCTTTTTACCGGGTAGATGTAGAGATCTGTGAGGCTAATGGCCACGGGCACCCGCCTTTTTGGTTACTTATTTTCTTCAGGCTTACTCGCAAACGCGGTGAGCTGTTCGGTGGTGGCCGGTTGTTGGTATTGCGCTTTCCACTCGCTGTAGGGCATGCCGTATACGCGCTCGCGTGCGGCATCGTAATCTATTGCAATGCCTTTTTCTTCGGCGGCGGCCTTGTACCATTTGCTCAGGCAGTTGCGACAAAAACCGGCCAGGTTCATGAGGTCGATGTTTTGTACGTCTTTGCGCTCATCCAAATGTTGTACCAAGCGGCGAAAGGCAGCGGCTTCCAGTTCCAGTTGGGTTTGGGTATCAAGATCGGCTATTTTGCTCACGTTAATAACTCGCTAAATAAAAATGTGTCTAGTGTATCACCCTTGTTTACCTGGGTATGCGGTGGTATGCGGGCCAAGGCATTGGCCCAACTGGTTGAGGATAATACGCCGGAGTTTTGATCGGGGTAGGCGGTAATACTGTTGTCGTTTTGTAGCCGCACGCGTAAATATTCTTCCCGAATATTCGATTGTGGGCGTGCAAAGTTGGCGCGCGCCTTAAGGCTCAGGGGTTGAACTTCGCGCAAGCCTTGCAGGCGTTTGATAAACGGGCGCACAAATAGCATAAAGGTCACGAATACTGCCACCGGGTTGCCGGGCAAACCAAAAAATGGTGTGTGTGCGATGCGCCCGAAGGCAAGGGGTTTGCCGGGCTTGAGCGCCAGCTTCCACACCATCAGCTCGCCTAAGTCTGCTACGCATTGTTTAACATGATCTTCCTCGCCCACGGAAACGCCGCCACTGGTAATTACCAGGTCTGCGGTGGCGGCTGCCTCTTGCAGGCCTTTGCGCAGCGCCTGGGGGTTGTCGGGTAATTGGCTGTGCCGGGCGGTAATGCCAAGTTTGGTGAGCAGTGCACAAAGCATGGGGCCATTGGAGTTGTAAATTTTGCCGGAACTCAGTGGTGTGCCGGGTGCGGTGAGTTCATCGCCCGTGGAAATTATGGCCACGCGCAAGGGGCGCACAACGGTGGCGCGGCCGAGCCCCAGTGATGCCAAAAGGCCCAGGTCTTGCGGCTGCAACAGGTGGCCACAGGCCAGTACCCGTTCGCCTTTTTTCAGGTCTGAACCGGCGCGGCGAATATTGTTGCCGGGGGTTACGCCATAGGGAAATTGCACGTGGTCGTCTTGGCGCTCGCATTGCTCTTGCATTACTACTGCATCGGCGCCCGGTGGAATGGGGGCGCCAGTAAAAATGCGGGCACAGCTGCCAAGTGCCAGCGGTTCGGCCGCTTGGCCTGCGGCAATGCGCTGGCTGATTGCCAGCGGTGCGGCGAGTAAATCGCCGGTGCACACGGCGTAGCCATCCATCGCGCAGTTGTCTTCAAAGGGCACGTTGATGGGGGCGTGCAGGTCTTCTGCGAGCGCACAACCCAGGCATTCTGCGATCGGGCGCTGCTCGGTGGCCGTGATGGGTTGTGCCGCTGCCAATATACGCGCCAGCGCATCGGCCACCGGGGTGAGGGCGCTTTTCACGGCTGTGGCCTCGTGGGTTTTTCCATGAGCAGTGCCACAAAATTGCAGGGCTTGTGGCGCGCATCCAATTGCTCGGCAATGAGTTGCCAGCCGGTTTTACAGGCATTGGTGGAGCCTGGCAGGCAAAAAATAGCGGTGTAATTGGCCAGCCCGCCCAGCGCGCGCGATTGGATGGTAGAGGTGCCTATGTCTTGGTAAGACACCTGCCGAAACAGCTCGCCGAAGCCTGTGATTTCTTTATCCAGCAAAGGGGCTATGGCCTCGGGCGTGGAATCGCGTCCGGCAAAGCCCGTGCCGCCGGTGATTAAAATGGCGTTGACGTCATTGTTAGCAATCCACTGCGAGCAGGCGGCGCGAATCTGGTAGATGTCGTCTTTGACGATACTTTTATGGGCCAGGGTGTGGCCGGCGCCAGTGAGTGCTTCAACCAGTGTGCGCCCGGAGTTGTCGGTGTCTTCGGTGCGGGTATCTGACACGGTTAACACGGCAATATTTAACGGCTGGAATTCAGTCATGGGGCAAGGCTCCTGATGGCGCGCAACGGGAAGGTTCTGCGCCGGTAAATGCTTGTACAAAGTCGGCAATCTGGCCGATATCGTCTATGGGAAGGCGCGGCCCACTGCAGCCATAATCGGCCGGCGCTAGCTGCGGGTCGTCGGTGGCAATGGCCACCAGGTTTTGTGCCTGTTCGGGCAAGGGTGCGCGATTGTTTGCGCTGCGAATCACCTGGATTTTTGGGTGCCCGGCAAGCTTGAAGCCCTCTACCACCACCAGATCTACCGGCGCCAGCTGGGGCAGCAGTGCATCCAGTTCAGGCTCGGGTTCATCGCGCAGCTCTTGCATGAGCGCCCAGCGCTTGCTGGAGGCCAGCAATACCTGGTGCGCCCCGGCCTCGCGGTGCTGGAAGCTGTCGCGCCCGGGTTGATCGATATCGCAGTTGTGGTGGGCGTGTTTTACCGTTGAAATGCGCAAGCCCCGCGCGCACAGCTCGGCCACAAGGCGGGCAACCAGAGTGGTTTTGCCGCTGTTTTTCCAGCCGGTGATGCCAATGATCTTCATAGCGCACTAACTTCAGGCATTGGGTGGGTGAGGGTGCGGGGAGTTTACCAGATCCGGCGCGCGCATCGCATGGGGCATGGTGGGGCCAATGTGCGGGCCGGCTGCCAGTGTTTCTGAACCGGCTCTGGGATATACTAGTGCGTTCGAACGAATTGGCCGGCAATTCAGCCACTTATCACCCAGACACAGGCAGTTTAGCGCCCATGAGCTATCAGGTACTCGCCCGCAAATGGCGGCCCCGCATCTTCCGCGAGATGGTGGGCCAAGAGCACGTATTGCAGGCTTTGATCAATGCACTGGATCACAACCGCTTACACCATGCCTACCTGTTCACTGGCACCCGCGGGGTGGGCAAAACCACCATTGCCCGTATTCTGGCCAAATGCCTGAACTGCGAAACCGGCGTAAGCTCCGAACCCTGTGGCCAGTGCAGCGCCTGTTTGGAGATTGCCCAAGGCCGCTTTGTTGATTTGATTGAGGTGGATGCCGCCAGCCGCACCAAGGTAGAAGATACCCGCGAGCTGTTGGAAAACGTGCAGTACGCGCCCACCCGTGGCCGCTACAAGGTGTACCTGATTGACGAGGTGCACATGCTTTCTACCAGCAGCTTTAATGCGCTGCTGAAAACCCTGGAAGAGCCGCCGCCGCACGTTAAATTCCTGTTGGCCACCACCGATCCGCAAAAGCTGCCGGTTACGGTGCTCTCGCGCTGTTTGCAATTTAATCTGAAGAACATGAACCCCGAGCGCATTGTGGGCCATTTGGCGTTTGTGCTTGAAAAAGAGCTGGTGCCTTTTGATGACGCCGCACTCTGGGCGCTGGGCCGCGCGGCCGATGGCTCTATGCGCGACGCGCTGTCGCTCACAGACCAAGCCATCGCCTTTGGCAATGGCAAAGTTCAGGAAGCAGACGTGCGCGCCATGCTCGGCGCTATTGATCAGGGGCTG
This genomic stretch from Simiduia sp. 21SJ11W-1 harbors:
- the glp gene encoding gephyrin-like molybdotransferase Glp; the encoded protein is MKSALTPVADALARILAAAQPITATEQRPIAECLGCALAEDLHAPINVPFEDNCAMDGYAVCTGDLLAAPLAISQRIAAGQAAEPLALGSCARIFTGAPIPPGADAVVMQEQCERQDDHVQFPYGVTPGNNIRRAGSDLKKGERVLACGHLLQPQDLGLLASLGLGRATVVRPLRVAIISTGDELTAPGTPLSSGKIYNSNGPMLCALLTKLGITARHSQLPDNPQALRKGLQEAAATADLVITSGGVSVGEEDHVKQCVADLGELMVWKLALKPGKPLAFGRIAHTPFFGLPGNPVAVFVTFMLFVRPFIKRLQGLREVQPLSLKARANFARPQSNIREEYLRVRLQNDNSITAYPDQNSGVLSSTSWANALARIPPHTQVNKGDTLDTFLFSELLT
- the moaB gene encoding molybdenum cofactor biosynthesis protein B; this translates as MTEFQPLNIAVLTVSDTRTEDTDNSGRTLVEALTGAGHTLAHKSIVKDDIYQIRAACSQWIANNDVNAILITGGTGFAGRDSTPEAIAPLLDKEITGFGELFRQVSYQDIGTSTIQSRALGGLANYTAIFCLPGSTNACKTGWQLIAEQLDARHKPCNFVALLMEKPTRPQP
- the mobB gene encoding molybdopterin-guanine dinucleotide biosynthesis protein B; amino-acid sequence: MKIIGITGWKNSGKTTLVARLVAELCARGLRISTVKHAHHNCDIDQPGRDSFQHREAGAHQVLLASSKRWALMQELRDEPEPELDALLPQLAPVDLVVVEGFKLAGHPKIQVIRSANNRAPLPEQAQNLVAIATDDPQLAPADYGCSGPRLPIDDIGQIADFVQAFTGAEPSRCAPSGALPHD